A segment of the Carya illinoinensis cultivar Pawnee chromosome 1, C.illinoinensisPawnee_v1, whole genome shotgun sequence genome:
aatacggcagatgactgagttcatgcaacagaattttaggccccaacaagaagggccttggccacaacaagaagggccttggccacaacaaggaggggtttggccacaaccaggagggctttggctatacccaggagggcctggtggcatggtgcaagctgggtgcacctatgagtgctttctggtgcatagaactccacatttcactggagaagaggatccaatTCAAGctagaaagtgggtcagagacttagaaagaacctttgaagtatgtggttgcactgaggtgcaACAAATACTCTATgctagctatctgttgcaaggcaccgcttctgagtggtgggatacgaaGATAGTGATGctagaatcagaattgggatcttttgccgctgtgacctagcagcgcttcaagaaagagtttaatgatcgcttctttcccgcttccgtgaggcgacaaaaagcaaaagagttctcaagcttggtacaagggagcatgaccgtggaatagTACTCccaaagatttatagaacttgggcgatttgctccccacctcatcgccacagaggaaataCAAGCCAAGCATTTCCAGGAGGTTCTACGTCTTGATATACGccgaatggtggtcagccaccggatatccacttttcaggatttagtggatgtggccactcttgtggagcgagagaataatttgagtatgggctcccctccaggacataagaggcagaatttttctagtgaaggaagtggctcgggttcgcctcagaaatttgttcagtggaccagaactcgaccgcaagcggcCTCAGGTGTTCATATGGGAGGATGAGTGccagtttgcggagtttgtaatagagcccatgtgggtgagtgcccttttggtggggctcgatgttataagtatggccagcagggtcactttgcccgtgagtgtcctaggctagttcaaggaagccgtggaggtagacgtgaTGGAAGGacaaatccaaggcaaatagtgcaagcccgggtttatgctgtcacacacgaagatgttgatgatgaggcaccagcgacccatgatgctggagtaattacaggtatggatctaatttaatttaattttagatttgatctttggtgtgttttggtttcttctttgttttttttagagTTCATGGGTTGATGTATTTGGTTCAAGGAGAGTccatttatatgagttttatgcttgcactttattTGATTCAGATgcatcacagtcgtttgtatctttcaCTTTCACtcagatgtgtaatttggttatggaacctttgccgaagtcattggtagtgactctacccaatggtgaaatggtatggtgttccaaggttgctttgggttgcccattaaattttgatggaaggttcttggattctgatttggtggtgtttaagctgttgggttttgatataatcctcgggatggattagctatatcgatattctgcgagtattaattgcaaaagtcgggtaattagctttcagcttgcaaatggtgattgtctggaatttgcgaggagtaagctaaaagaaaagccggtaattataacggcaattcaagcaagaagagagattgcatggggagcagatgcctttttagtccagatggtgtctacgccgtctgagaagaagtttttggtagacattcccgtTATGGAGGAATTTccggatgtgtttgtggatgacttgtctgggctaccccctgtttgtgaaatggagtttgtaatagacttggaacctggagcagctTGTTAAGTACTCCCTGGACTACAAGAGCTGTAGCTACCGAAATCAAGACAACACCaatgtaaaaataaagaatGGAAACCGAGAAGCaatggaagaaaaaggaaagctcATTCACTCATAGCCATGGGTCTATTCGACGCAACCCTTCCTCCAAAGTCTGAATATTCTGATAAAGTTTGTCCGAATCCCTCTCCCCTTCCCCCCTCCTTACATGTAGTGCTAACACTCTTAACAGAAATTGTCTCatatgaaataaaagataaaatgacAATAAATGACAGAACAAAAGCAAATGTGATAAGCATCACAGCATTTCCCAAACGCTGTGTTTCATATAAATGAAACGCAGTGCTTCAGCAGGTTCATGCGTGCGGTCTCCTACATCCATAGATGCATCCTGCTCCCCAAACAACATCGTCCTGCAATAGAGAGTTGAAGTGTTTCGGAACTCTCCAGATCACTCCATCTCCTTCGGTCTTCAGCTTCCTCATCCAAGCCCCAACCCTCTCGGTCAATCACCACCCCGCTGTCCTCCATCCTGCCGATCGTGGGGTTCCTTACAAGTCTCCCCTCTTAgagcaccttgcccacaaggtgcgGGTATAGGTGCCTAAGATTCCACAGACTTTCCTAAGTACTATCTTTGGTGGGCAATCCATTCCATTTCACCAGGATCTCGATGATGGGTCGGTTCCCGTGGCGTAGCATGCTGCGATCAAGGATGCTCTCCTGCTCCTGAAGGACTTCCCCATGTGTATCAACGGGAGGAAGTGTCGACAGAGGCTGAACGTGGGCACCCACTTTTTTCTTCAAGCATGAAACGTGAAAAGTGGGGTGGATCCGTGTAGTGGTGGGTAGATCCAGGCGGTACGCCACCGTTCCGATCTTCTTCGTGACTAGGAAGGGCCCGTACCATCTCGGTGAGAGCTTGAGATTGCGTCTGGTGGCTATGGATTTTTGCCGGTATGGTTGTAGGCGCAGGTACACCCAGTCACCCTCTGAAAATTGTCTTTCCACCCGTTTCTTATCTGCATAATGTTTCATGCGATGTTGTGCTTGTTGTAAATTTTGCTTGAGTAGTTGACGGGTCTGTTCCCGTGTGCATAGTAACTGCTCAATTGAATCATTAGCTGATGTACCTGGCACATAAGAAAGGAGTGGGGGAGGGGGGTAGCCATACACGGCTTCAAAGGGGGTGAGTTTAGTAGATGCATGGTAAGACGTGTTATACCACCATTCGGCTAGGGCTAGCCACTGTGCCCATTTGGTTGGTTTCTGTCCTGCATAGCACCTGAGATATCCCTCCAAACACTTGTTAAGAGCTTCAGTTTGGCCGTCACTCTGGGGATGATAGGATGAGCTATAATTGAGTGAAGAACCTTGAAAGGTAAAAAGAGCCTTCCAAAAACTACTCATAAAGACTGGATCCCTGTCAGATACGATAGACTTAGGTAGTCCGTGCAACTTAAACACATTATTCATGAACAATTCAGCCAGCGTGGAAGCTGTGTACGGGTGGCTCACGAGTATGAAATGCCCAAATTTGGTGAGGCGATCAACCACCACCAATATCACCTCGAACCCCTTTGACTTCGGCAACCCTTCAATGAAGTCCATTGAAATGTCCGTCCATGGCTGCTGTGGAATGGGCAGGGGTTGTAGTAACCCTGCTAGGTGAGTCGTCTCGTTCTTATTAGTTTGGCACACTAGGCATTCTCTAACCAACTTCTTAATGTCACGCTTCATGCCTTTCCATAGGAAATCCCTTTCGGCCCTTTGGTACGTTTTTAGATACCCGGAGTGCCCCGCTAAGGGGTCCGTGTGAATATAGTGCAAGATTCTGGTCTTAAATTCAGAGTCTGGAACAATTACTATTCTACCCTTCTTTAGCAACAAGCCCTGCTTTAACTGGATGCCTTTGGTGGGTTTGAGTTACTCGAAATTCTGGTAATCAGATCCACCATCTCCACTGAGTCTCTATAACTGGCTTTTAGATCCTCAATCCATTCAGGGTTAGGGAGTGAAATCATGGCCAGCACTCCCGCTGGGCTAAGCTGGTcttccattttttgagacagGGCGTCGGCTACCttattctcttttcctttcttgtaCGAAATAGTGAAGTCATAGCCGAGAAATTTGGTGAGCCACTTCTGCTGAGTTACTGTTGCCACTCTTTGTTCCAGAATATATTTCAAGGCCTGCTGGTCTGTCTTAATGATGAAGGACTGGCCCAATAAATAAGGCCTCCATTTCTGAACTACTGTAACCACCGCGAAAAATTCCTTCTCATAGGTGGAAAGCAATAGGGCCTTGCCTTTTAAAGCTTTGCTCATGAAGGCAATGGGCTGGTTGAATTGCATTAGAACTGCACCGACACCCTTTCCACTTGCATCACATTCAATAGTGAAAGGGTGTGAAAAATCTAGTAGCCTTAGGACTGGGGGCTCAGAAACAGCCTTTTTGAGCTCCCCAAAAGCCTTGTCTGCATCTTCAGTCCATAGGAATGCATTCTTCTTAAGCAACTAAGTGAGTGGGGCTGCAATTAAGCCATAGTGTTTGATAAACTTACGATAATAGCCCGTTAAGCCCAAAAACCCACGCAAAGATTTCAGAGTAGTGGGTGCTGGCCAATCCAGCATTGCTGCCACTTTTGAAGCATCAGCTTTAACTCCTTCTGAACTGATAACATGCCCCAAGTAGTCAATCTCCTGTAACCTGAATCTGCATTTTGACATATTAGCATAAAGTTTGTGGCTATTCAGCACCTCCAAAACCTGATGAAGGTGACCCAAGTGTTCCTTCCATGACCTGCTATAAACCAGAATGTCGTCGAAAAAAACAAGCACAAATTGCCTAAAAAATGGACGAAATATGGTGTTCATAAGGCCCTGAAACGTGGATGGGGCGTTGGTCAATCCAAAAGGCATTACGAGGAACTCGTAGTGACCTTCATGTGTTCTAAAAGCTGTCTTAGATACGTCTTCCGGGGCGACTCGGATTTGGTGATAACCCGAGCGCAAATCCAGCTTAGAAAAAACTATTGAACCATATAACTCATCCAATAACTCGTCAATGACAGGAATGGAAAACTTGTCCTTAACTGTCTCCATGTTCAATGCCATATAATCCACACAAAGATGCCAACTACCATCTGCCTTCCTTACTAACAAAACTGGTGATGAAAAAGGGCTGTTACTGGGTCGTATTACCCCAGTAGAGAGTAATTCAGAAATGATTTTCTCTATCTCGGCCTTTTGATAATGCAGGTAGCGGTATGGTATGGTTGAAATAGGCTGAGTGCCTTCTTTTAAGATGATTCTGTGGTCATGAGCTCTAAAGGGGGGTAACCCTTTAGGTGTTGCAAAAACTTGCTGAAAGTCATCCAAAATCTCCTGAACCTCCTGAGGGACTGTAATGGGCTGCTTATCCAGCGTATTACATACCAGCTGTAATAATATTCCCCGCCCACGCCTTAAGGATTGTAAGAGGGCTTTATGACTACCCTCCAAAGATAACCCGGAAGGGCTCAGCCCCTTCAAACAGATTTTCTTCCCCTTATATTCGAAATGCATTGTTAAAGCGGAAAAATCCCAAATAATAGGGCCCAAAGTCATCAACCAACTCACTCCCAAGACAATGTCGCAACCCCCCAAagataaaacataaaaagaagGGTTAATTTGTGTACCTTGCAGGTTGGTTCTCACACTACTGCAGTAACCTTCAGTTTGGATGATGTCGCCATTAGCTATTCGAACTTGTAGCTGTTGGGTTGTATCTACCTCGATCTTTGCCTTCTCTGGTACTGATGTGTCAATAAAGTTATGAGTGCTCCCTGAATCGATTAAGATGACCACTTGTGCTTGACCGATTCTTCCTAGGAGCCGCATGGTATTATTACCCGGAGTGCCAGAAATGGCATTGAGTGATATCTCCGGTTCTTTTTCCACTGTTTCCAGTGGTGCTGTTGCTGAAGTTCCCCCTAACTCTGTTACACCCAGCGCCTGTTCTTCTTCCACTACAATCCCATCTACCTGGCCTTCCTCCTCAGCCTGCATTACGTAAACTCGTGGGGCTTTGCATACGTGAGTTGGATTCCATTTTTCATCGCAGTGATAGCAAAGGCCCTTCCGGCGCTTCTCATCCATTGCGGCTGATTGGATTCTTCTCTTGGGAGTAATATAGCGAGAGTTTCTAGAAGTGGTGTCCACCGGTTGGCCAAACGATTGAAAATTTCCAGTTTGGGCAAACCCAAATCTGGGGATGTTTCTTGCAGCTGAGAGGTATTCCTCTTGTATCTTGGCCAAGCCAAAAGTAGCGCCCATATTAATGGGGTTGAGCATCCGTATAGGTAAACGAATCTCATCCTTTAACCCGCTCATAAAGCAACTGAGCTTATGATGTTCGGACAAACCCCTTAAACGATTTGACAAGGCTTCAAACTGTGACTTATAGGCAGCTACTGATGAGGTTTGTTTGAGGCGTGTGAGGGCCTCCATAGGGTCATCATATGCCGTTGGTCCGAAACGCATTAACAAAGATCTCACAAAGGTTTCCCATGATGTAAATTGGCCTGATTCAACACCATCTTGATACCAAACCAAGGCCTCGCTCGCCATGTTATGATAGGCCATTAACAACCTTTGAGCAGGAGGTGtttgataaaaatcaaaatattgtgTAGCTTTAAAAACCCAACCAGCTGAGTTATCCCCCTCAAAGTGGGGAAAATCCAAACGGACCCCCCTTGTGTTTAAGCCCCTATTAAGAAACTGGTCTTCCTCACGACCCATGAGGTGTCTATTGGCATGTTCATTCTAATGTTGTATTATTGTTCTTAGCATATTATTAAGTTGAGTTACTGTTTCATTTATTTGATCTAACCTGCCATTGACCTCGTGCATGGCTGCTTCCTGTGACTCAACCTGCCGTTGGAGGGCCTCTTGCTGCTGCCTGGAGCGTGTATTCTCTGCCATCAGGATGAAGGCTCTGGATACCAAATGTTAAGTACTCCCTGGACTACAAGAGTTGTAGCTACCGAAATCAAGACAACACCaatgtaaaaataaagaatGGAAACCAAGAAGCaatggaagaaaaaggaaagctcATTCATTCATAGCCATGGGTCTGTTCGAGGCAACCCTTCCTCCAAAGTCTGAATATTCTGATAAAGTTTGTCTGAATCCCTCTCCCCTTCCCCCCCTCCTTACATGTAGTGCTAACACTCTTAACGAAAATTGTCTCatatgaaataaaagataaaatgacAGTAAATGACAGAACAAAAGCAAATGTGATAAGCATCACATCATTTCCCAAACGCTGCGTTTCATATAAATGAAACACAGTGCTTCAGCAGGTTCATGCGTGCGGTCTCCTACGTCCAGAGATGCATCATGCTCCCCAAACGACGTCGTCCTGCAGCAGAGAGTTCAAGTGTTTCGGAACTCTCCAGATCACTCCATCTCCTTCGTTCTTCAGCTTCCTCGTCCAAGCCCCAACCCTCTCGGTCAATCACCACCCCGCTGTCCTCCATCCTGCCGATCGGGGGGTTCCTTACACAGCTcttgtacataaagctccttaccgcatggcaccggctgaattaaaagagttgaagactcagttgcaagagctggtagataaggggttcattcagccaagtacttcgccgtggggtgcgccagtgctgtttgttaaaaagaaagatggaaccctccgtatgtgcattgattatcgagaattaaataaggtgactatcaaaaataaatatcatctcCCATggatcgatgatttatttgattagcttcaaggagcagcagtgttctcgaagattgatctgaggtcaggatactaccagttgagaataagggacaaggatgtgcccaaaactgctttcaggtcgagatatgggcattatgaatttaaggtgatgccgtttgggttagccaatgctcctactgctttcatggatttaatgaatcgagtatttagGCTTTacttggattcctttgtggtagtattcattgatgatattctgatttattcccgagatgttgaagagcatgtttatcattttcgtctagttcttgggaaattgagagaacaccagttgtatgccaagttcagcaagtgtgaattctggttggagcaaGTCAGATTTCtttggcatgtgatttcccgagacggagtggctgttgatcctagtaaggtggaaaccattttgtcatggcagcgtccaactacagtgcgtgagatccggagtttcttgggacttgccggatactATCGAAGGTTtttggagggatttgctcgcctatccggacctctcacagctttgattcggaagaatgcagaatttgtttggtcaaataagtgtgagagaagcttccaagaattgaagaacaggttgacaactgcaccagtgttggcgcttccagaatcgcataagccatttgtagtcttcagtgatgcgtctaaatttggtttgggttgtgtccttatgcaggagggacgggttgttgcttatgcatcccgtcagctaaaggatcatgagaagaattatccgacgcacgatttaaaattggctgcgattgtttttgctctcaagatctggcagcactttttgtatggggaagcttgcgaagtatacaccgatcacaagagcttgaagcatttttttttcctagaagaatctgaacatgaggcagaggcgatggctagagctaatcagtgactaccagtgcgagatcaagtatcatccggagAAGGCAAATGTAGTTGCAGATGCTTTCagtcgaaaatcgcacttggaagatgaggcCGAGTCatcaggattggattctttgctttgcgggattagaagactccttattgaaaacTCACCGCAAGAGGaggtattatcttcaattcttaatattcgagtggctgattttgaggaattgaagactcttcaaaagaaggatccgaagctgctggatatcagaaaaagagtcagaaaatctcgagggctgttgcattacagtatggataaaaatggaattcttcggttctaagatcgtagagtggtccctaaagattcagaattcaaggagcggatcatggcagaagctcatgcagccccttattcagttcatcccggtagTACGAaaatgtaccgggacttgaagaaaaattattggtgggatggaatgaagaaggatattgccctgtatatcgagagatgccacacatgccatcaagttaaggccgagcatcaaagacctgcaggtatgctacaacccctccctattcctgggtggaagtgggacgacattacaatggattttgtagtgggcttgccgaggactcctggtgggaagaattctgtttagGTGATTGTCGACCGGTTAacaaagagtgctcatttcttgttTGTCAATAATACCGACTCCTttggtaagttgacccgcttgtacaTAAAGGAGATAGTGCGATTGCACGGTATACTGAAGAGTATTGTATCGGATcaagacccaaggttcacgtctcagttttggaaaagtttgcaggcagcattgggtactaagttgaagttcagtactgaaTATCACCCACAGACGGCGGCCAATCAGAGgtcaccattcagacccttgaagacatgttgcaagcatgtgtcatggaatttcaagtgagttgggaaaatcacttgcccctcatagaatttgcgtataataatagctttcatgcgaccattcagatagctccttatgaagctctctatgggaggaagtgcagatcaccTTTGTGTTGGGTTGAAGTCAAGGtgagtaagataattggacccgaaataattcaagagatgcaaaaccaagttcAGATCATcaaggataaaatggcggcagctcagagtcgtcagaaaagctacactgataccaggaggagagagttatcttttgacgaaagtgattgggtttatctcaaagtctctcccatgaaatgagttaagcgttttggtaaaaggaggaaactagatccgaggtatgtcggcccttttcagattttggagaagatagggtccgtcgcttatagagttgttttgccagaatattttggggatattcatgatgtcttccatgtgtcatccttgaagaagagttttggacaacaagagccacgctttgtcgacccagagagtattcagttgcaaccggaacttacttatgaggttgttccgtcgcagatcatggattggaaagagcaacagttgagatccaagacgatacatttggttaaggtggcatggggagatccattagctcaagatttctcttgggagcgagtagcggacatgagggagcagtacccatacttatttgagtaaatgacggtacgttGCCTAGTCTTGATCTCAATGGTTTTATGTGatttgtttcaagttggtgtttgatcttgcaaatttcgaggacgaaatttgtttttaaggggggaaggatatgatgacccgcttttacgtgtattttcactgaaggagttgtttttaatttaattaatatattggtttatttattttaaattattgtattttaaattggttttaatttatttgatgtggtgtttaatttattttagtcgttttatgtttttaatatcgttttcggcggattagTTTTGGGATTctggaatgaggattggacctcatttcttttcttttctcttttttcttttttcctttttcctttttccttttcccttttctttccttcttctttctttctttttcttcttctttttctcttctctcctcGCATGCCCGAAAGCCCCTTTTttccccttcccgtcgccgcctgttgaccagcccagaccgccgccgtgtagtacaccacccccaccaaaatcttcccctctcaccaatGATCATCCCCAGCAATTTTTAGGGCCatccgaccagccgttagccgccacgcacggctggaaggcacggcaccagccctcttttctctctctgtcgccggttgctttctcaacCCAGAACCGCGGCTCTCCGGTTGCTTTCTATACTTGACCATGTCAACCAGATTTTCTGCAACATGTTACTcgcttaattttcattttgcccGCACATTACCTGCCTAATTGCCTCTTCTCGCCCACCCTTCAATCTTGGGACGGGATCTCTTCTTTTGTTTCAGTGCAACCCTCACAAAGATAATGCTTGCCTTAGAGCATCCCCATCTGATTTCTCATTctcatccctataatttaactcaaaatcatattatctcaaatttatctctaaattttatttatcttctaaaaacctcctacatttcattccccatccctatctctattctattaaataatatttctctattctttttttattacttttttctctctcttccatttacaatcttaactactaactcttttgtcttattatccttttttcaaatatcactttttactaaatatttatatgattttgactatccaatacagtgtttttattaaaaccgaaattcgtattataaaaatagtaattttttatttttagttagtgcattttctaacgtgattgagcattttttttatttagtactcTTTATCAGTTCCGCTAATGGGGATCCGTAGTCACGTATTGGTGATAaaaatttttgtcatttttttaatggtaataTTAATTGTCCTTTTtccaacggtaacattttttgacttttctctaacggtaactttttttgtcttatctcaaacggtaacatttaTTGTCTTATatgtaacggtaactttttctTCTATAAATACGCGTATTGCTAGcattcacattctcacaaacCACAAAGCTCATTTCATCTATAGAACCGATATTCTATTGTATCCTCTGATCGCCCACTTACTTCATCAAATGGCTCGTACTTTCTTTCGCAAATTGTTGACATACGTATCctctgaagatgatagcgatgttCTTAATGAGGAGGCCGATGGACAGTCATCGAGGCATTGTGGCAATAGCCAACGTCGTAAGTTTATTCGGCGTGATCATACTCAGGGGCACGAGCgtctatttcactattatttcgtagaaaatccagtatatccctcgaatctatttcgaagGAGATTTCGGATGAGTTGTCCCCTATTTCTCcgtattctaaatgaggtagagtcttaCGAGCCGTACTTCATCCAAAGAAGAAATAATGCTGGAAGACTCGGTTTATCACATATGCAAAAGATAACTGCAACACTTAGAATGCTGGTGTATGGTgttactggagattttatggataAATACATATGTATTAGTGAAAGCACAGCAATGGAGAGCCTCAAAAAATTCTCTGAGACAATAGTAAgtgttttttcagatgaatatttACGGTGTCCAAATGCTAATGATATTGCCCGATTGCTTATGGTTGGTGAGCAACGGGGATTCCCAGGAATATTGGGAAGCATTGACTGCATGtattggaagtgaaaaaattgtcCCGCAACCTAGAAAGGTATGTACTCCGGCCACATCCGTGagccaactattattttagaagcagttaCTTCATATGATATCTAgatatggcatgcattttttCGTATGCCCAGTTCACATAACGATATTAATGTTCTTGAGCGATCTTTTATTTTCACGGAACTTGGCCAAGGGCATGCTCCTCCAGTCAATTACACAATCAATGGCAACGACTATACTATGAGGTATTACCTTACAGacggtatttatcccaagtggcAAATTTTTGTGAAGATGATTCCATCATCACgagggaataagaagaaaaattttgttaaaGCACAAGAATCCGTAAGAAAAGATGTCGAGCGTGCATTTGGAgtacttcaacaacgatttgctatcatctgtggaccttcccgaatgttcaaagtgaaggaactaacaaatataatgaaaacaTGTGAtattctacataatatgatcattgaagacgaGCGTGATGATAGCGAGGGT
Coding sequences within it:
- the LOC122310468 gene encoding uncharacterized protein LOC122310468, which produces MASEALVWYQDGVESGQFTSWETFVRSLLMRFGPTAYDDPMEALTRLKQTSSVAAYKSQFEALSNRLRGLSEHHKLSCFMSGLKDEIRLPIRMLNPINMGATFGLAKIQEEYLSAARNIPRFGFAQTGNFQSFGQPVDTTSRNSRYITPKRRIQSAAMDEKRRKGLCYHCDEKWNPTHVCKAPRVYVMQAEEEGQVDGIVVEEEQALGVTELGGTSATAPLETVEKEPEISLNAISGTPGNNTMRLLGRIGQAQVVILIDSGSTHNFIDTSVPEKAKIEVDTTQQLQVRIANGDIIQTEGYCSSVRTNLQGTQINPSFYVLSLGGCDIVLGVSWLMTLGPIIWDFSALTMHFEYKGKKICLKGLSPSGLSLEGSHKALLQSLRRGRGILLQLVCNTLDKQPITVPQEVQEILDDFQQVFATPKGLPPFRAHDHRIILKEGTQPISTIPYRYLHYQKAEIEKIISELLSTGVIRPSNSPFSSPVLLVRKADGSWHLCVDYMALNMETVKDKFSIPVIDELLDELYGSIVFSKLDLRSGYHQIRVAPEDVSKTAFRTHEGHYEFLVMPFGLTNAPSTFQGLMNTIFRPFFRQFVLVFFDDILVYSRSWKEHLGHLHQVLEVLNSHKLYANMSKCRFRLQEIDYLGHVISSEGVKADASKVAAMLDWPAPTTLKSLRGFLGLTGYYHADKAFGELKKAVSEPPVLRLLDFSHPFTIECDASGKGVGAVLMQFNQPIAFMSKALKGKALLLSTYEKEFFAVVTVVQKWRPYLLGQSFIIKTDQQALKYILEQRVATVTQQKWLTKFLGYDFTISYKKGKENKVADALSQKMEDQLSPAGVLAMISLPNPEWIEDLKASYRDSVEMVDLITRISSNSNPPKASS